Proteins encoded together in one Pontiella desulfatans window:
- a CDS encoding YpsA SLOG family protein, with amino-acid sequence MPITKIISSGTAGPERGALDGALEYGVDLEGWCPKNKQPTGDNIPEGFKLWELDYESEEARPIPNVIESDAILLFTHGTISGDTLKIIEYCRKARRPFERIDLLRTGRLKAIQLISRWLLGTGDNDYDDYVATPPENCILYVTGDRESKSPGIQQEVYLLMRELLNEVNGFWLYPIGEE; translated from the coding sequence ATGCCCATCACCAAAATCATATCCAGCGGGACTGCCGGACCTGAACGGGGAGCCCTTGATGGTGCCCTGGAGTACGGAGTGGATCTAGAAGGATGGTGCCCTAAAAACAAACAGCCTACCGGAGATAATATTCCCGAAGGCTTTAAGCTATGGGAGCTTGATTATGAATCAGAAGAGGCCCGCCCGATACCCAACGTTATCGAATCCGATGCAATCCTGTTATTCACTCATGGCACGATATCAGGCGACACTCTTAAGATCATAGAATACTGCCGGAAAGCCAGAAGACCCTTTGAACGAATCGATCTATTGCGGACGGGTCGGCTCAAGGCCATACAGCTGATATCCAGATGGCTTCTTGGAACCGGAGACAACGACTACGATGATTATGTGGCGACTCCACCCGAAAACTGTATTCTATATGTAACCGGAGACAGGGAATCCAAATCACCCGGCATCCAGCAGGAGGTCTATCTGTTGATGCGGGAACTATTGAATGAAGTAAACGGGTTTTGGCTGTATCCGATTGGGGAAGAGTGA
- a CDS encoding right-handed parallel beta-helix repeat-containing protein translates to MKTMTVIFSCIVGFVQIASAAPPAEWPLTSEGNGHFYEVVYVPDSISWTDASNAAVNAGGYLATITSGAENNFVHNLIGNSIYWDGPCGPWIGGFQTAGSPEPSGGWQWVTGEPFVYSNWNSGQPNEFNNNNENCIHFGWNPETPYWNDVPDRRNVFASRYVQSYIIEYDDNPSPIHYVDIDNPTPLPPYTTWSTAANEIQSAVNEASNGDMVLVNSGHYVISSTLDLLKSLNVQSVNGPEDTIIDAQHQCRAVRMSSNQGILQLSGFTITGGNSTPPFSRGGAIHAYGNSIITVTNCYIQNNSSPGSGGGIGIFAGSGKAISATVTGCIITENDAVVRGGGIQVKIDGSGDIKISNCIVENNQAERFGGGIDIWFIPGAEGAAFVESCNIYSNLSLHHGGGIAVHAADAVAGVSRSLIQNNTAVRGGGVRLGKNSMLSDSLVSGNKTTQFAGGGISGSDSAISTVLNCTIVNNQAQTYGGGVNKAFIANSIVIDNKAPNQPDIANDCLPTYSCSPNLFATINGNINSNPQFVNPANDDYRLLMTSPCIDAGTNAFVYSAYDLDGLDRVRDGDLDGTPIVDMGAYELKASTITIYIKPGSDTNHINLKSKGRVPVAVITTEEVDAMGIDPATVRFAGASPVHTAYEDVDQDGDTDLLLHFLTQELQLSYTSTDAYLIGQTHDGQILMGVDTITVVPKKK, encoded by the coding sequence ATGAAAACTATGACCGTTATTTTTTCGTGCATTGTTGGATTTGTTCAAATAGCAAGTGCAGCTCCGCCTGCCGAGTGGCCACTTACCTCAGAAGGAAATGGGCACTTTTACGAGGTTGTCTATGTTCCAGACAGTATCAGCTGGACGGATGCCAGCAACGCTGCAGTCAACGCTGGAGGATATCTAGCCACCATCACGTCAGGGGCTGAAAATAATTTTGTTCACAACCTGATTGGTAACTCCATTTATTGGGATGGCCCATGCGGCCCATGGATTGGGGGCTTCCAGACAGCAGGTTCTCCTGAGCCGTCGGGCGGATGGCAATGGGTAACCGGCGAACCGTTTGTTTACAGCAACTGGAACAGCGGACAGCCAAATGAATTTAATAACAATAATGAAAACTGTATTCATTTCGGATGGAATCCAGAAACACCGTATTGGAATGATGTTCCTGATAGGAGGAACGTATTCGCATCGAGATATGTACAGTCATATATTATTGAATATGATGATAATCCCAGCCCAATACATTACGTGGATATTGATAACCCAACCCCCCTACCCCCATACACAACCTGGTCCACTGCTGCTAATGAAATTCAGAGCGCAGTAAATGAAGCAAGTAATGGGGACATGGTTCTTGTAAATAGTGGTCATTACGTTATCTCAAGCACGCTCGACCTACTGAAAAGTCTGAACGTGCAAAGTGTAAACGGACCTGAAGACACGATTATTGATGCGCAACATCAATGTCGGGCGGTCCGTATGTCATCTAATCAGGGAATTCTACAGCTATCTGGATTTACCATTACAGGAGGGAATTCCACACCCCCGTTTTCTAGGGGAGGGGCTATTCACGCATATGGTAACAGTATAATAACCGTGACAAACTGTTATATCCAAAACAACTCATCTCCAGGATCGGGTGGGGGTATCGGAATCTTTGCAGGAAGCGGGAAAGCTATCTCTGCAACAGTGACGGGCTGCATAATCACCGAAAATGATGCTGTCGTCCGAGGCGGGGGTATACAGGTGAAAATTGATGGGTCAGGCGACATTAAAATCAGTAATTGTATTGTTGAAAACAATCAAGCTGAACGGTTTGGAGGAGGTATTGACATATGGTTTATCCCCGGTGCCGAAGGAGCAGCTTTTGTTGAATCCTGCAATATATATTCAAACCTTTCTCTGCACCACGGAGGTGGTATAGCTGTTCATGCAGCCGATGCGGTTGCAGGTGTATCCAGAAGCCTAATCCAAAACAATACAGCAGTACGTGGCGGCGGAGTAAGGTTGGGCAAAAACTCAATGCTGTCTGATAGTCTTGTTTCGGGAAACAAGACAACACAGTTTGCAGGAGGGGGCATCAGTGGCAGCGATTCAGCGATAAGCACTGTACTAAACTGCACTATAGTGAACAATCAGGCACAAACGTATGGCGGAGGTGTCAATAAAGCATTTATCGCTAATTCCATCGTAATCGACAATAAAGCACCTAACCAACCCGACATCGCAAATGACTGCCTTCCGACATACTCCTGTTCGCCAAACCTGTTTGCCACCATAAATGGAAACATCAATAGCAACCCGCAATTCGTCAACCCCGCTAATGATGACTATCGCCTCTTAATGACATCCCCCTGCATTGATGCTGGAACAAATGCATTTGTGTATTCAGCATATGACTTGGACGGACTCGACCGAGTCAGGGATGGGGACCTTGACGGCACTCCCATTGTGGACATGGGAGCCTATGAATTAAAGGCATCTACGATTACGATCTACATCAAGCCCGGCTCCGACACCAACCACATCAACCTGAAATCAAAGGGGCGGGTACCCGTTGCCGTGATAACGACAGAGGAAGTAGATGCGATGGGTATTGACCCTGCCACGGTGCGTTTCGCCGGTGCATCTCCAGTGCATACGGCGTATGAAGATGTCGATCAGGATGGGGATACAGATCTTCTACTTCACTTCCTCACACAGGAACTTCAGTTAAGCTATACATCTACTGATGCATACCTGATCGGCCAGACCCATGATGGACAGATTCTGATGGGAGTTGATACAATCACGGTTGTTCCAAAGAAGAAATAG
- a CDS encoding ankyrin repeat domain-containing protein, producing the protein MQTKHIAEDIDPQLRLACLKGNLGLVEEFLKYNPNLNATDEEGVALIVDAALGGNKKIVQILLEAGANVGPAMEYQTDLREEGLEDIADYLFRVWRTGRTTSSEESKQIRQEARKLCPIDKHDIETVKQWIETACPQFPVNIKEINIDPVPPPRANHKVYSEIFRDAFDKSESRQHGFLKWFALMRFLSVVIPQQRKSMYQEFWNYETEIVIPPRTGDRRSPKGSILPKEYKGVAYGRIIRADVVADGHSIECGVTRAENLIDPIACKVVEKTIWIPFVGVDQNTDWSDFESKIPAYQFSRAKQKK; encoded by the coding sequence ATGCAAACCAAGCACATTGCTGAAGATATTGATCCACAACTGCGCTTAGCATGCCTCAAAGGAAATCTAGGTCTCGTTGAAGAATTCCTGAAATACAACCCAAACCTAAACGCTACTGATGAAGAGGGAGTGGCCCTCATTGTAGATGCAGCATTAGGGGGTAATAAGAAAATAGTTCAGATCCTATTGGAGGCTGGTGCCAATGTTGGACCGGCGATGGAATATCAAACGGATCTTCGTGAAGAAGGATTAGAAGATATAGCTGATTATTTGTTTAGAGTTTGGAGAACTGGACGAACTACATCATCAGAAGAATCTAAACAAATCCGACAAGAAGCACGGAAGTTATGTCCAATAGATAAACATGATATTGAAACTGTAAAACAATGGATTGAAACAGCATGTCCTCAATTTCCCGTGAATATTAAGGAAATCAATATTGATCCAGTTCCTCCACCAAGAGCGAATCATAAGGTATATTCTGAAATATTCAGAGATGCATTTGATAAATCAGAATCAAGGCAACATGGATTTTTGAAATGGTTTGCACTTATGCGTTTTTTGAGTGTCGTCATCCCACAACAACGGAAATCCATGTATCAAGAGTTCTGGAATTATGAAACGGAAATTGTAATTCCTCCTCGGACTGGAGATAGAAGGTCACCAAAAGGATCGATCCTTCCAAAAGAATACAAAGGAGTTGCATATGGAAGAATTATCAGAGCCGATGTTGTAGCTGATGGGCATTCAATTGAATGTGGGGTTACAAGAGCAGAAAACCTCATTGACCCTATTGCATGCAAAGTCGTTGAAAAGACAATCTGGATACCATTTGTTGGAGTTGATCAAAATACAGATTGGTCTGATTTTGAATCAAAGATTCCTGCATATCAGTTCAGTCGTGCTAAACAGAAAAAATAA
- a CDS encoding LPS-assembly protein LptD: MGMWGVKIVTPENINEDEMIYIDVLCSQSSNSSYTLKIEGVPKWSKCWLVTFQNRLEEPYYISGRKLHQKVEFDEVLAKVDFIKNKPDLIGKINEAIDEKLKNVINVTESRGRYSPASERSRYGMEELEFSPEIPIALAQKTYLYIDDTGNVRDGGYRYVIDVPAFVESTNKK, from the coding sequence ATGGGAATGTGGGGAGTAAAAATAGTAACACCAGAAAATATTAACGAAGATGAGATGATCTATATCGATGTGCTTTGTTCTCAATCTTCAAACTCATCGTATACGTTGAAAATTGAAGGAGTTCCCAAATGGTCGAAGTGTTGGCTGGTGACATTTCAGAATCGTCTAGAAGAACCCTATTATATAAGCGGAAGAAAGCTCCATCAAAAAGTAGAGTTTGACGAAGTTCTGGCCAAAGTTGATTTTATTAAGAACAAGCCAGATTTGATCGGTAAAATTAATGAAGCCATTGATGAGAAACTTAAAAACGTTATCAATGTGACTGAGTCACGAGGTAGATATTCCCCTGCCTCCGAGCGGAGTCGATACGGAATGGAAGAACTTGAATTTAGTCCCGAAATCCCAATCGCTCTCGCTCAAAAAACATATCTCTACATTGACGATACGGGCAATGTTCGTGATGGAGGTTATCGATACGTAATTGATGTGCCAGCTTTCGTAGAATCAACAAACAAAAAATAA
- a CDS encoding JAB domain-containing protein, giving the protein MVLQLKTELAVREAAIDGTLITTPEHVERYLSELKEAAQECFVVIAMNAKNKVIEKHLVSLGTVSSALVHPRECFRPLILSGASSCILAHNHPSGDSTPSAEDIKITRQLISAGEIMGIKILDHVVIGDRALSLREAGLCHFS; this is encoded by the coding sequence ATGGTACTGCAATTGAAAACTGAACTGGCCGTCAGAGAAGCGGCAATAGATGGGACGCTCATCACGACACCCGAACATGTGGAGCGATACCTGAGTGAGCTGAAAGAGGCAGCCCAGGAATGCTTTGTCGTCATAGCAATGAATGCAAAGAACAAGGTCATAGAAAAGCACCTCGTTTCATTGGGAACAGTTTCATCGGCTCTAGTCCATCCCCGTGAATGTTTCAGACCTCTGATCCTGAGCGGCGCCTCATCGTGCATTCTCGCTCATAACCATCCCTCCGGTGATTCAACACCATCAGCAGAGGATATCAAAATAACCCGTCAGCTCATTTCAGCTGGTGAGATCATGGGGATTAAAATCCTGGATCACGTGGTTATCGGGGATCGAGCGTTATCGCTACGGGAAGCAGGCCTATGTCACTTCAGCTAA
- a CDS encoding ArdC family protein produces MNAYQKINNMITERMIERITETNELPWKKPWTSFSLMPRNLVTKKPYRGANVFLLHMLGFSSPYFLSMKQINAMGGKVRKGEKSCPVVFWRFVEAKEDAPDEKGYAMLRYYRVFNVEQCEGLPASKVPVVEIPKREHEPLDVADHLVASMANRPTIKHGCRNASYSPSLDVVKVPDPELFESRELYFSALSHELSHGTGHVNRVGRKAIMEPSGFGSHAYSQEELVAEMTSAFLCGYCGILMSTETNQAAYLKGWLKRLKSDPTMLVKAGGEAQKAFDWIMEDAGQVELQEAA; encoded by the coding sequence ATGAACGCATATCAGAAGATAAACAACATGATCACCGAAAGGATGATCGAACGAATCACCGAAACTAATGAGCTTCCTTGGAAGAAACCCTGGACATCATTCTCGTTGATGCCCCGCAACCTCGTAACAAAGAAGCCGTACCGAGGGGCGAATGTCTTCCTGTTACATATGCTCGGTTTTTCTAGCCCGTACTTCCTCTCCATGAAACAGATCAATGCGATGGGTGGTAAAGTCCGTAAGGGAGAGAAGTCCTGTCCTGTCGTGTTCTGGCGATTTGTGGAAGCCAAGGAAGACGCTCCCGACGAAAAGGGCTATGCGATGCTCCGCTACTATCGTGTGTTCAATGTAGAGCAATGCGAGGGATTGCCAGCGAGTAAAGTCCCCGTAGTGGAGATCCCGAAACGGGAACATGAACCGTTAGATGTTGCTGATCATCTAGTTGCATCGATGGCTAACCGTCCGACGATTAAGCATGGGTGCAGGAATGCGTCGTACTCGCCGTCACTGGATGTGGTGAAGGTGCCTGATCCGGAATTGTTTGAGTCCAGAGAATTGTATTTTTCAGCTCTCAGTCATGAACTCAGTCACGGCACAGGCCACGTCAATAGAGTCGGTCGAAAGGCTATCATGGAGCCGTCTGGATTCGGCTCTCATGCGTATTCCCAAGAAGAGCTGGTGGCAGAAATGACCTCGGCATTCCTATGTGGTTACTGCGGGATTCTGATGTCCACCGAAACCAATCAGGCAGCTTATCTCAAGGGCTGGTTGAAACGGTTGAAGTCTGATCCAACCATGCTTGTAAAAGCCGGTGGTGAAGCCCAGAAGGCCTTCGATTGGATCATGGAGGATGCAGGTCAGGTAGAGCTGCAGGAGGCTGCCTGA
- a CDS encoding Ig-like domain-containing protein — MTSKHSIRLMLLVVSTIIISSKAQTNLTIDTAIKIEFPTISTNAYMLESSSNLSSWTPVWSKWEGGTGNVSTHFFDISDEKLFYRVDSTPRPSLVVSTIPANGSTNVDPATTNLVINFSDDITGGAWSSDLALGERPDWLRNPTWPDRKTCVREFVLESNTQYCVVLNREGLSAGFRSSEGIPMSTYVITFKTY, encoded by the coding sequence ATGACATCAAAACATTCAATCAGGTTAATGCTGTTAGTGGTTTCAACAATCATTATCAGTTCCAAGGCACAAACCAATCTTACGATTGATACGGCTATTAAAATTGAATTCCCTACTATTTCAACCAACGCTTACATGCTTGAATCATCGTCGAATTTAAGTAGCTGGACTCCTGTCTGGTCTAAATGGGAAGGCGGAACTGGTAACGTAAGTACGCACTTCTTTGATATTTCGGATGAAAAGTTATTCTATCGTGTAGATTCAACTCCAAGACCATCTTTAGTTGTTAGTACTATTCCAGCCAATGGAAGTACGAATGTTGATCCTGCAACAACCAATCTGGTTATTAATTTTTCAGATGATATTACAGGAGGAGCATGGTCATCAGATCTAGCATTAGGAGAAAGACCAGACTGGCTCCGGAATCCTACATGGCCAGATAGAAAAACTTGTGTCAGAGAGTTTGTGCTGGAATCAAACACACAGTATTGCGTCGTTCTCAATCGTGAAGGTTTAAGCGCAGGCTTCAGGAGTTCAGAAGGAATTCCAATGTCAACATATGTCATCACATTCAAAACATATTAG
- a CDS encoding carboxypeptidase-like regulatory domain-containing protein — protein MKISKNIILSLAICLSLLTSICHSEDLVITSFDENGVLEWSSNYSNGFYQVQWASTLDGEWYTDFPYNNIENTNEVMSVQVPRFYRVVWKEGFTVSGTVYYSTGILEQEPIRLRIWPDDGSPEHNVLSDSQGRFTFENIKNGRYLLSTTSHDGFNGIGYIVNVENSDVSRDLRAKKRVYYISPIRDAVITTNVVTFSWETVDEASSHTFWLRTGNDDNYGSKFMTVPDLGTNSYQANLSLTNGLYSWGVDLYDAEGNAVAFGNDFDFVYSIED, from the coding sequence ATGAAGATATCCAAAAACATAATCTTGAGCTTAGCAATATGCCTGAGCTTACTGACATCCATCTGTCATTCTGAGGATCTTGTCATAACGTCCTTTGATGAAAATGGTGTCCTCGAATGGAGCAGTAATTATTCAAATGGATTTTATCAGGTTCAGTGGGCATCCACACTTGATGGTGAATGGTATACCGATTTTCCTTACAACAATATTGAAAACACAAATGAAGTAATGTCAGTCCAAGTTCCTCGTTTTTATCGGGTAGTTTGGAAAGAAGGATTTACAGTATCGGGAACTGTTTACTACTCAACAGGCATCCTTGAGCAAGAACCAATACGTTTGCGAATCTGGCCTGATGATGGTTCCCCGGAACATAACGTTCTCTCTGATTCACAAGGTCGGTTTACATTTGAGAATATCAAGAATGGGCGTTATCTACTTTCAACAACATCACATGATGGATTTAACGGTATTGGGTATATCGTGAATGTGGAAAACAGTGATGTTTCCAGAGATTTGCGTGCAAAAAAGAGAGTTTATTATATCTCCCCAATTCGTGATGCAGTCATTACCACCAATGTCGTAACCTTCTCATGGGAAACTGTTGATGAAGCATCATCCCACACATTTTGGTTAAGAACAGGAAATGACGATAATTATGGATCGAAGTTCATGACTGTCCCAGACCTTGGAACAAACTCCTATCAAGCAAATTTATCCTTAACCAATGGATTATATAGTTGGGGAGTTGATCTGTATGATGCAGAAGGAAATGCAGTCGCATTCGGAAACGATTTTGATTTCGTCTACTCTATAGAAGACTAA
- a CDS encoding RecB family exonuclease encodes MQTLSELRKRPHWSFSSLNSLLNICSLQWYFQKIAKLEPTHTSVNLVAGSVYHRTLDQIFLCRKVEMPLTIDEALQLYTEDWRKTSGEENIKYGKLDADGVEEQGRGLISIAWDNIDDSERVIEVSEAFCVPVIHDGKFLSKPLVGEFDLVVEKDGKPLVIDWKTSATRWNPAKAHKSLQATAYSWAYHLKHGFNPQVRFDISVKNKKPVFESHTTSRGQRSWDLLGSLVAKAETVVANDLYYPSHDSFACGDCPFKGACEEWGCNSKAESKAA; translated from the coding sequence ATGCAAACCCTATCCGAGTTACGAAAGCGACCCCACTGGAGTTTCAGTTCACTCAACAGTCTATTGAATATCTGCTCGCTACAGTGGTACTTCCAGAAGATCGCTAAACTGGAACCCACGCATACATCGGTGAATCTAGTAGCCGGGTCAGTTTACCACCGAACGCTGGACCAGATTTTCCTTTGTAGGAAAGTGGAAATGCCATTAACGATTGATGAAGCTCTTCAGTTGTACACCGAAGACTGGCGCAAGACATCCGGGGAAGAGAATATCAAATACGGAAAACTGGATGCCGATGGCGTTGAGGAACAGGGCCGAGGTTTAATCAGTATCGCATGGGATAACATCGATGACTCCGAGAGGGTGATCGAAGTCAGTGAGGCTTTCTGTGTACCTGTGATCCATGATGGGAAGTTCCTGTCCAAACCGTTGGTGGGTGAATTTGATCTAGTGGTGGAGAAGGATGGGAAGCCGTTAGTGATCGATTGGAAAACATCGGCAACCCGATGGAATCCCGCTAAGGCTCATAAATCGTTGCAAGCAACAGCTTATAGTTGGGCCTATCATTTGAAACACGGATTTAATCCGCAGGTCAGATTCGACATTAGCGTCAAAAACAAGAAGCCAGTGTTTGAATCCCATACCACATCACGGGGGCAACGAAGCTGGGATCTGCTTGGATCGCTAGTAGCGAAGGCTGAAACCGTGGTTGCTAATGATCTGTACTATCCCAGTCACGATTCCTTTGCATGTGGTGACTGTCCATTCAAGGGAGCATGTGAGGAGTGGGGATGCAATTCGAAGGCTGAATCCAAGGCAGCATAA
- a CDS encoding helix-turn-helix domain-containing protein — protein sequence MTDKPTLDSNEEKAKFLEAITADNCGEKLKLVRESLIMTRRELAKVIGCSEATISRIESKKTKPTSDFMNRLFGLVVIGHEKYKSLSKAEREGLAEQVAAMGGAGIGLGASISAISASGAVAGLSAAGVASGLATIGGSVAAGAAVIASVPVAAGFASFGLVKGIKAICEANKLNCEEVDGRFEIKLIRKGECE from the coding sequence ATGACTGATAAACCGACGCTGGATTCAAATGAAGAAAAGGCAAAGTTCCTGGAAGCAATTACAGCAGATAATTGCGGAGAGAAGCTAAAGCTAGTTCGTGAATCTTTGATTATGACCCGAAGAGAGTTAGCAAAAGTCATCGGCTGCAGTGAGGCAACGATTAGTCGCATTGAATCAAAGAAAACAAAACCAACCAGTGATTTTATGAACCGTTTGTTTGGTTTGGTAGTGATTGGTCATGAAAAATACAAGTCTCTCTCAAAAGCGGAGAGGGAGGGTTTAGCTGAACAGGTTGCCGCTATGGGTGGGGCAGGTATAGGACTTGGAGCTAGTATATCTGCTATTTCTGCCAGTGGAGCGGTTGCAGGTTTGTCTGCTGCAGGTGTAGCGTCTGGTCTGGCAACTATTGGCGGTTCAGTCGCTGCGGGAGCTGCAGTGATTGCCTCTGTTCCTGTAGCTGCCGGGTTCGCTAGTTTCGGACTGGTCAAAGGGATCAAAGCTATATGCGAAGCGAATAAACTAAATTGTGAAGAAGTTGACGGACGGTTTGAGATCAAGCTGATTCGTAAGGGTGAATGTGAATAA
- a CDS encoding helix-turn-helix domain-containing protein has translation MQYDGVLFFVSARRKQTPQEMLGIAVRERRLELDVSQEQLAEMVSVHRNYVGKIERGEQNLTIETLVRFAKTFRCKPSELLGEAGL, from the coding sequence ATGCAGTACGATGGTGTTCTTTTCTTCGTGAGCGCACGTAGAAAACAAACACCACAGGAAATGCTCGGAATCGCTGTCCGTGAAAGACGGCTGGAGCTTGATGTCAGCCAGGAACAACTGGCCGAGATGGTGAGCGTTCACCGAAACTACGTCGGTAAGATCGAACGTGGAGAACAGAACCTCACCATTGAAACGCTGGTAAGGTTCGCCAAGACTTTTCGATGCAAGCCGAGTGAGTTGCTGGGTGAGGCGGGGCTTTAA
- a CDS encoding helix-turn-helix domain-containing protein produces MSVMKSLQAEITRLARKEIKKELDPVKRVNAAQRGYIADLRREVGELQKEINLLKKAVPDEELEAVVEKEEARESFWITGKGVASMRKKLSLTQVQLAKLAGVSAQSVVKWEATDGKIPFRQQATADRMQAIRGMSKTKAHDALK; encoded by the coding sequence ATGTCAGTAATGAAGTCACTGCAAGCCGAAATCACCCGCCTGGCCCGTAAGGAGATCAAAAAGGAACTAGATCCTGTTAAACGGGTGAATGCTGCCCAGCGTGGCTACATCGCCGACCTGCGTAGGGAGGTAGGGGAGCTACAGAAGGAAATCAATCTGCTCAAGAAAGCCGTGCCCGATGAAGAACTCGAAGCGGTCGTGGAAAAGGAAGAAGCCCGTGAGAGCTTCTGGATCACCGGCAAGGGTGTGGCATCGATGCGTAAGAAACTTTCACTGACTCAGGTTCAATTGGCTAAGCTTGCAGGAGTGAGTGCTCAGAGCGTTGTGAAGTGGGAAGCCACTGATGGTAAGATTCCGTTCCGTCAGCAGGCAACAGCTGACCGTATGCAGGCGATCCGTGGCATGAGCAAGACGAAGGCCCATGATGCGCTGAAGTAG
- a CDS encoding porin family protein: MKKLKIILIGMMVIPGVTVAKVELPDFRPYGGLDYMFIDTVNYGGEANLGAVRGKLGAELNPYLALEGSVGTGVISDHDDRFNDKLKLTQIWGLYIRGILPLHDRIKVYGLLGVTRTEFEGTPADTGQTQSYHTAGYSYGLGFEVFPLDNLAIIVEFASLIDELEISGSRDENELEISGISIGAKYYF; encoded by the coding sequence ATGAAAAAATTGAAAATAATACTGATTGGAATGATGGTGATACCAGGAGTCACCGTCGCAAAAGTCGAGCTTCCAGATTTCCGGCCATACGGTGGACTGGACTATATGTTTATCGACACAGTTAATTATGGAGGGGAAGCGAATCTTGGAGCAGTCAGGGGAAAACTGGGAGCGGAACTGAATCCCTATCTGGCACTGGAAGGTTCTGTCGGGACAGGGGTAATTTCCGACCATGACGACAGATTCAATGATAAGTTGAAGTTGACGCAAATATGGGGGCTCTACATCCGGGGAATCTTACCGCTTCATGACCGGATAAAAGTTTATGGTCTGCTTGGTGTTACGAGGACAGAATTTGAAGGTACCCCGGCAGATACTGGCCAGACACAAAGTTATCACACAGCTGGCTACTCTTATGGCCTCGGCTTTGAAGTCTTTCCTTTGGATAACCTCGCTATAATTGTTGAGTTTGCCAGCCTGATTGATGAGCTTGAAATAAGCGGCTCACGAGATGAGAACGAGCTTGAAATATCCGGGATCAGCATTGGGGCTAAATATTACTTTTAG